One segment of Methylocella silvestris BL2 DNA contains the following:
- a CDS encoding arylsulfotransferase family protein, whose product MARATKRLACVLGFAAAVSGVAASPSVYPTGVTKYDPAKAYNGYVLFTGADKITRLIDVDGNVVREWKYSGFPSYFIDPALAGGQRGHILVTLAVAPAKGAGAVPGGGNLDISKTIGEVDWDGKAIWEWGGDQAPGGAAQQHHDWRRLPSGDTAILANLVHPVKGFSQPQLLDDVIYEIGPKGDIVWKWIASDHLEEFGFTADQLKLVRDADTPDYFHLNNLSVVGPNRWFDAGDKRFDPENFVIDSRNANFIAIIDKKSGKIVWTLGPNYPRGVSERGRKPVPRPVDQISGQHDAHVIAAGLPGAGNLLVFDNQGEAGYPRAPLNVTGGSRILEIDPVKKEIVWEYTGESSGGPAWSFRSSFISSARRLPNGNTLIDEGYNGRFFQVTPQGEIVWEYVSPYFGEFPKAGSGLRSNWVYRAQPVPYEWAPAGTPHAEIAAPAPQAAELRATPPL is encoded by the coding sequence ATGGCGCGAGCCACAAAACGCCTGGCCTGCGTCCTCGGCTTCGCAGCCGCCGTATCGGGCGTCGCCGCCAGCCCGAGCGTCTATCCGACCGGGGTCACCAAATACGATCCCGCCAAAGCCTATAATGGCTATGTGCTCTTTACTGGTGCGGACAAGATTACCCGTCTGATCGATGTCGACGGCAATGTCGTGCGCGAGTGGAAATATTCCGGCTTTCCGAGCTATTTCATCGATCCGGCGCTGGCGGGCGGGCAAAGGGGCCATATCCTCGTCACCCTCGCCGTGGCCCCGGCGAAAGGCGCCGGCGCGGTTCCGGGCGGCGGCAATCTCGACATTTCCAAAACGATCGGCGAGGTCGACTGGGACGGCAAGGCCATATGGGAATGGGGCGGCGACCAGGCCCCCGGCGGCGCGGCGCAGCAGCATCACGATTGGCGACGGCTGCCGAGCGGCGACACGGCGATCCTCGCCAATCTGGTTCATCCCGTCAAAGGCTTCTCGCAGCCGCAGCTGCTCGACGACGTCATTTACGAAATCGGTCCCAAAGGCGACATCGTCTGGAAATGGATCGCTTCCGATCATCTGGAAGAATTCGGCTTTACGGCCGATCAATTGAAGCTTGTCCGCGATGCGGACACCCCGGATTATTTTCACCTCAACAATCTGAGCGTCGTAGGCCCGAATCGCTGGTTTGATGCGGGAGACAAGCGATTCGATCCGGAAAATTTTGTGATCGACTCCCGCAACGCCAATTTCATTGCGATCATCGACAAGAAGAGCGGCAAGATCGTCTGGACGCTTGGGCCGAACTATCCGCGCGGCGTCTCCGAGCGGGGCAGAAAACCGGTTCCGCGTCCGGTCGACCAGATCTCCGGTCAGCATGACGCCCATGTCATCGCGGCGGGCCTGCCCGGCGCCGGCAATCTGCTCGTCTTCGATAATCAGGGCGAAGCCGGATATCCCCGCGCGCCGCTCAACGTCACCGGCGGATCTCGCATCCTCGAGATCGATCCGGTGAAGAAGGAAATCGTCTGGGAATACACCGGCGAAAGCTCTGGCGGCCCTGCCTGGAGCTTCCGGTCGAGTTTCATCAGCAGCGCGCGGCGGCTGCCGAACGGCAATACCCTGATCGATGAAGGGTACAACGGACGCTTCTTCCAGGTCACGCCGCAGGGCGAGATCGTCTGGGAATATGTCAGCCCCTATTTCGGCGAGTTCCCGAAAGCCGGATCCGGTTTGCGCAGCAATTGGGTCTATCGCGCCCAGCCTGTCCCCTACGAATGGGCGCCGGCCGGGACGCCTCACGCGGAAATTGCGGCGCCTGCGCCGCAGGCGGCCGAACTCCGCGCGACGCCGCCGCTCTAG
- a CDS encoding SDR family NAD(P)-dependent oxidoreductase, with the protein MSASLQGRIALVTGASRGIGRAVALELARAGAHIIALARTQGALEELDDEIRAAGGQATLTPCDIKDFDALDRLGGAIFQRWGKLDILVGNAGVLGPVTPLGHIEPKQWDDVFAVNVTANWRLIRSLDPLLRASEAGRAVFISSGVAHTAETRPYWGPYAASKAALEALARTYAAETKNITPVRVMIVNPGPLRTKMRALAMPGENPLTLRTPEDLAPKIAEICAPEWTSTGKLYDFPQDSVLSFSAPA; encoded by the coding sequence ATGTCAGCATCCCTTCAAGGCCGCATCGCCCTCGTCACCGGCGCCTCCCGCGGAATCGGCCGCGCCGTCGCGCTCGAACTCGCGCGGGCCGGCGCGCATATCATCGCTTTGGCGCGCACGCAGGGCGCGCTCGAGGAGCTCGACGACGAGATCCGCGCCGCCGGCGGCCAGGCGACGCTGACCCCCTGCGACATCAAGGATTTCGACGCGCTCGATCGCCTCGGCGGCGCAATTTTTCAACGGTGGGGCAAGCTCGACATTCTTGTCGGCAACGCCGGCGTGCTGGGCCCGGTGACGCCGCTCGGCCATATTGAGCCAAAGCAATGGGACGACGTCTTCGCGGTCAATGTGACCGCCAATTGGCGGCTGATCCGCTCGCTCGATCCGCTGCTGCGCGCCTCGGAGGCCGGCCGCGCGGTGTTTATCTCGTCGGGCGTCGCGCATACCGCCGAGACGCGGCCCTATTGGGGCCCCTATGCGGCCTCGAAAGCGGCCCTCGAAGCTCTCGCCCGCACCTACGCCGCCGAGACAAAAAATATCACGCCGGTCCGGGTCATGATCGTCAATCCCGGCCCGCTGCGCACCAAAATGCGCGCGCTCGCCATGCCAGGCGAAAATCCGCTCACCCTCAGGACGCCCGAAGATCTCGCGCCGAAGATCGCGGAGATTTGCGCCCCGGAATGGACGTCGACCGGAAAGCTTTATGATTTTCCGCAGGACAGCGTGCTGAGTTTCTCCGCTCCTGCCTGA
- the purF gene encoding amidophosphoribosyltransferase has translation MDTEAQSDSWFDLDLEADRLREECGVFGIFGHPDAAAITALGLHALQHRGQEAAGIVSFDGARYNSERRLGLVGDHFSKASTIARLPGEAAIGHVRYSTTGETILRNVQPLFAELNSGGFSVAHNGNLTNGLTLRRDLVQSGAIYQSTSDTEVILHLMARSRKLRIVERFIEAVRALEGSYALVALANTMMIGARDPLGIRPLVIGELDGHYILASETCALDIIGARFVRDVENGEIVVISKEGIESLHPFPPRPMRPCIFEYIYFARPDSVVHGRPVYNVRKAMGAELARESGVDADVVVPVPDSGVPAAIGYAQAAGIPFELGIIRNHYVGRTFIQPTQSVRELGVRLKHSANRAVVEGKRIILIDDSIVRGTTSVKIVQMMRDAGAAEVHFRISSPPITYPDYYGIDTPVRENLLAATHTLDEMRDYIGCDSLAFLSIEGTYRAMGEKGRDPQRPQFTDHCFTGDYPTCLTDLTGETKSQLSLLAEAS, from the coding sequence ATGGACACTGAAGCTCAAAGCGACAGCTGGTTTGACCTTGATCTCGAAGCGGACCGGCTTCGCGAGGAATGCGGCGTCTTCGGCATCTTCGGCCACCCCGATGCGGCGGCGATCACCGCGCTCGGCCTGCATGCGCTTCAGCATCGCGGACAGGAGGCGGCCGGCATCGTCTCCTTCGACGGCGCGCGATATAATTCCGAACGCCGCCTCGGCCTTGTCGGCGATCATTTCTCCAAGGCCTCGACCATTGCCCGCCTGCCGGGCGAAGCCGCGATCGGTCATGTCCGCTATTCCACCACCGGCGAAACCATCCTGCGCAATGTGCAGCCGCTCTTCGCCGAACTGAATTCCGGCGGTTTCTCCGTTGCGCATAATGGCAATCTGACCAACGGGCTGACGCTGCGGCGCGACCTTGTCCAGAGCGGCGCGATCTATCAATCGACCTCCGACACCGAAGTTATTCTTCATCTCATGGCGCGCAGTCGCAAGCTTCGCATTGTCGAGCGCTTCATCGAGGCGGTGCGCGCGCTTGAAGGCTCCTATGCGCTCGTCGCGCTCGCGAACACCATGATGATCGGCGCGCGCGATCCGCTCGGCATTCGTCCGCTGGTGATCGGCGAACTCGACGGCCATTATATTCTTGCCTCGGAAACCTGCGCCCTCGACATCATCGGCGCGCGCTTCGTGCGCGACGTCGAGAACGGCGAGATCGTCGTGATCTCGAAGGAAGGCATCGAGAGTCTGCATCCCTTCCCGCCGCGGCCGATGCGTCCCTGCATCTTCGAGTATATTTATTTCGCAAGACCGGATTCCGTCGTGCATGGCCGCCCGGTCTATAATGTTCGCAAAGCGATGGGCGCCGAACTCGCCCGCGAATCGGGCGTCGACGCCGACGTCGTCGTGCCGGTGCCCGATTCCGGCGTTCCGGCGGCGATCGGCTACGCGCAAGCCGCGGGCATACCGTTCGAACTCGGCATCATCCGCAACCATTATGTCGGGCGCACCTTCATCCAGCCGACGCAAAGCGTGCGCGAGCTTGGGGTGAGGCTGAAACACAGCGCCAACCGCGCCGTCGTCGAAGGCAAGCGAATCATTCTGATCGATGATTCGATCGTACGCGGCACAACCTCCGTCAAAATCGTGCAGATGATGCGCGACGCCGGCGCCGCCGAAGTTCATTTCCGCATTTCCTCGCCGCCGATCACCTATCCCGATTATTACGGCATCGACACGCCGGTGCGCGAAAATCTCCTCGCCGCCACGCATACGCTGGACGAGATGCGCGACTATATCGGCTGCGATTCGCTGGCCTTCCTCTCGATCGAAGGCACCTATCGGGCGATGGGCGAGAAGGGCCGCGATCCGCAGCGCCCACAATTCACCGATCATTGCTTTACCGGCGACTATCCGACCTGCCTCACCGATCTGACCGGCGAAACCAAGAGCCAATTATCCCTTCTCGCCGAGGCGAGCTAG
- a CDS encoding CvpA family protein — protein MPSYLDLGLIVVILVSALLAMLRGFTREVLAIASWGAAAVAAIYLHPLVLPYIKPYVSKDVIALALSAAAVFFVTLIIVSLITIKFSDAILDSKVGALDRSLGFAFGAVRGLLLCVIAFIFFNWLVPEKTQPEWVKAAKMRPLLQATGDQLMAMLPDDPEGILAKLKQPKAAPSEEAAPDADVEPKPAPAAPAAPPPKPLGKKS, from the coding sequence ATGCCGTCCTATCTCGACCTAGGCTTGATCGTCGTCATCTTGGTCTCGGCCTTGCTCGCCATGCTTCGCGGTTTTACGCGCGAGGTTTTGGCCATCGCCTCCTGGGGCGCGGCGGCGGTCGCCGCGATCTATCTGCACCCCTTGGTACTGCCCTACATCAAGCCCTATGTCTCGAAGGACGTGATCGCGCTCGCCCTTTCCGCCGCCGCCGTGTTCTTTGTGACGCTGATCATCGTCTCGCTGATCACCATCAAATTTTCCGACGCGATTCTTGATTCCAAGGTCGGGGCGCTCGACCGTTCGCTCGGCTTCGCCTTCGGGGCGGTGCGCGGCCTGTTGCTTTGTGTGATCGCCTTCATCTTCTTCAATTGGCTGGTGCCGGAGAAAACCCAGCCGGAATGGGTCAAGGCCGCAAAAATGCGCCCGTTGTTACAGGCGACGGGCGATCAGCTGATGGCCATGCTTCCCGACGATCCGGAGGGCATTCTCGCCAAGCTGAAGCAGCCCAAAGCTGCTCCCAGCGAGGAGGCGGCGCCCGACGCCGACGTCGAACCCAAACCCGCCCCTGCAGCCCCGGCAGCGCCGCCGCCAAAGCCCCTCGGCAAGAAGAGCTGA
- the radA gene encoding DNA repair protein RadA translates to MAKSQASFVCQNCGAVTSRWQGRCEACGEWNTIIEESAASGIGAQQAAGARKGRVFDLASLAEADRPAPPRILTGINELDRVTGGGFVAGSALLLGGEPGIGKSTLLIQACAALAAKNRRVVYISGEEAVDQVRLRAHRLGLGQSPVELAAETSVEDIVATLSRGERPSLVVIDSIQTMWSSVIEAAPGTVGQVRGAAQALIRFAKMSGAAVILVGHVTKDGQIAGPRVVEHMVDAVLSFEGEGGRDLRLLRSVKNRFGPTDEIGVFEMTGRGLAEVANPSSLFLSARDEAAPGAAVFAGMEGSRPLLVEFQALVAPSTLGTPRRAVVGWDASRLSMIVAVLETHAGIKLGQHDIYLSVAGGLRVREPAADLAAAAALISSLSNIPLAADSVFFGEIALSGAIRSVAQAPARLKEAAKLGFRHATIPAAAEREDAAPKSIAAKPMRHISGLAADIGSKPPRAALRSGRQG, encoded by the coding sequence ATGGCGAAGTCGCAAGCCTCCTTCGTGTGCCAGAATTGCGGCGCCGTCACGAGCCGCTGGCAGGGGCGCTGCGAGGCCTGCGGCGAATGGAACACGATCATCGAGGAGAGCGCCGCCTCCGGCATCGGCGCGCAACAGGCCGCCGGCGCGCGCAAGGGCCGCGTGTTCGACCTTGCGAGCCTCGCGGAGGCCGATCGCCCCGCCCCGCCGCGCATCCTGACCGGCATCAATGAGCTTGACCGCGTCACCGGCGGCGGCTTCGTTGCCGGCTCGGCTCTACTGCTCGGCGGCGAGCCGGGAATCGGCAAATCGACGCTGCTGATCCAGGCCTGCGCCGCCCTCGCGGCGAAGAACCGCCGCGTCGTCTATATTTCCGGCGAGGAGGCGGTCGATCAGGTGCGCCTTCGCGCCCATCGCCTTGGCCTTGGCCAGAGCCCCGTCGAACTCGCCGCCGAGACCAGCGTCGAGGACATTGTCGCGACGCTCTCGCGCGGCGAGCGGCCGTCTCTGGTCGTCATCGATTCGATCCAGACCATGTGGTCGAGCGTGATCGAGGCGGCGCCCGGTACGGTCGGCCAGGTGCGCGGCGCGGCGCAGGCGCTCATCCGCTTCGCCAAGATGAGCGGCGCGGCAGTGATTCTCGTCGGCCATGTCACCAAGGACGGCCAGATCGCGGGCCCGCGCGTCGTCGAACATATGGTTGACGCCGTGCTCTCCTTCGAAGGCGAGGGCGGACGCGACCTGCGCCTGCTGCGCAGCGTCAAGAACCGATTCGGGCCGACCGACGAGATCGGCGTCTTCGAGATGACCGGGCGCGGGCTCGCCGAAGTCGCCAACCCCTCCTCGCTGTTCCTGTCGGCGCGCGACGAGGCGGCGCCGGGCGCGGCGGTTTTCGCCGGCATGGAGGGCTCGCGCCCGCTGCTCGTCGAATTCCAGGCGCTGGTCGCGCCCAGCACGCTCGGAACGCCGCGCCGCGCCGTCGTCGGCTGGGACGCCTCGCGCCTGTCGATGATCGTCGCCGTGCTCGAAACCCACGCCGGCATAAAGCTCGGCCAGCACGACATTTATTTGAGCGTCGCCGGCGGCCTCAGGGTGCGCGAGCCGGCCGCCGATCTCGCCGCCGCCGCCGCCCTCATTTCATCCTTGAGCAATATTCCGCTCGCCGCCGATTCGGTTTTTTTCGGCGAGATCGCGCTCTCCGGCGCGATACGATCGGTGGCGCAGGCGCCGGCGCGGCTGAAGGAAGCGGCAAAGCTCGGCTTCCGCCATGCGACGATTCCCGCCGCCGCGGAGCGCGAGGACGCCGCCCCGAAATCGATCGCCGCCAAGCCGATGCGGCATATTTCCGGCCTCGCGGCGGACATCGGCTCGAAGCCGCCCCGAGCGGCGCTGCGCTCCGGCCGGCAAGGCTGA
- a CDS encoding replicative DNA helicase has protein sequence MSAIDNLRPGAARQSAETPTYRLAPHNIEAEQALLGAVLVNNDAFDRVSDFLKPEHFSEEVHRRIYDIASQLIRAGKIASPITLKTFLGEHDLGGVTAPQYLARLAAEATTIINAEDYGRTIHDLAVRRDLILIGEDIVNSAYDAPVAASPREQIEEAERKLYSVAELGRYEGGFQRFSDALVTAVDMAAKAFERDGRLSGIATGLSDLDRYMGGLQASDLIIIAGRPGMGKTALATNVAFNIAKAYEFTVRPDGTHETMNGGVVGFFSLEMSAEQLATRVIAEQSGVASYKIRRGDMTESEFHRIADAARTMQQVPLYIDQTGGLSIAQLTARARRLKRQRGLDVLVIDYLQLLGGSKSRSDSRVQEVTEITTGLKALAKELNVPVIALSQLSRQVESRDDKRPQLSDLRESGSIEQDADVVMFVFREEYYLNNKQPREGTEEFVTWQTDMERVHGKAEVIIGKQRHGPTGTVELAFEAELTRFSNLAREDALPDRI, from the coding sequence ATGTCAGCGATCGACAATCTTCGCCCCGGCGCGGCCCGCCAAAGCGCCGAAACCCCGACCTACCGCCTCGCGCCGCACAATATCGAGGCCGAACAGGCGCTGCTCGGCGCCGTGCTGGTCAACAATGACGCCTTCGATCGCGTCTCGGATTTTCTAAAGCCCGAGCATTTTTCCGAAGAGGTGCATCGGCGCATCTACGATATCGCGAGCCAGCTCATCCGGGCCGGAAAGATCGCCTCGCCGATCACGCTGAAAACGTTCCTGGGCGAGCATGACCTTGGCGGCGTCACCGCGCCGCAATATCTCGCCCGCCTCGCCGCCGAGGCGACCACGATCATCAACGCCGAGGATTATGGCCGCACCATCCATGATCTGGCCGTTCGGCGCGATCTGATCCTGATCGGCGAGGACATCGTCAATTCCGCCTATGACGCCCCCGTCGCCGCCTCGCCGCGCGAGCAGATCGAGGAGGCCGAGCGAAAACTCTATTCGGTCGCCGAACTCGGCCGCTATGAGGGCGGCTTCCAGCGCTTTTCCGACGCGCTCGTCACCGCCGTCGACATGGCGGCCAAGGCTTTCGAGCGCGACGGGCGCCTCTCCGGCATCGCCACCGGCCTCTCCGACCTCGACCGCTATATGGGCGGCTTGCAGGCCTCCGATCTCATCATCATCGCCGGCCGTCCCGGCATGGGAAAAACGGCGCTCGCGACCAATGTCGCTTTCAATATCGCCAAGGCCTATGAATTCACCGTGCGGCCGGACGGGACGCATGAGACGATGAATGGCGGGGTCGTCGGCTTCTTCTCGCTGGAAATGTCGGCCGAGCAGCTGGCGACCCGCGTGATCGCCGAACAGTCCGGCGTCGCGTCTTATAAGATCCGGCGCGGCGACATGACGGAAAGCGAATTCCACCGCATCGCCGACGCCGCGCGAACAATGCAGCAAGTGCCGCTCTATATCGACCAGACCGGCGGCCTTTCCATCGCGCAGCTCACCGCGCGGGCGCGCCGTCTCAAACGCCAGCGCGGGCTCGACGTGCTCGTGATCGACTATCTGCAGCTTCTCGGCGGGTCGAAAAGCCGATCTGACAGCCGCGTGCAGGAAGTCACCGAGATTACGACGGGCCTCAAAGCTTTGGCGAAAGAACTCAATGTGCCGGTGATCGCGCTGTCGCAGCTCTCGCGTCAGGTCGAATCGCGCGACGACAAGCGGCCGCAGCTCTCGGATCTGCGCGAATCGGGTTCGATCGAGCAGGACGCCGACGTCGTCATGTTCGTCTTCCGCGAGGAATATTATCTGAACAATAAGCAGCCGCGCGAAGGCACCGAAGAATTCGTCACGTGGCAGACGGATATGGAGCGCGTCCACGGCAAGGCGGAAGTGATCATCGGCAAGCAGCGCCACGGCCCGACCGGAACGGTGGAGCTTGCCTTCGAGGCCGAACTGACGCGCTTCTCCAATCTCGCCCGGGAAGACGCCCTGCCCGATCGGATTTGA
- a CDS encoding helix-turn-helix domain-containing protein: MTDLFNCNAADPTIAGSQWVYWRPMIDGISELGLLRGRGSELAMHFHEEFQVTFVLAGRRALQLGDAVIELTSRRCACIPAWTPHRSLEGSSDLVSVNAYLPAGDYAVSAMQAEIEREWRMVEGFEWRDLAALIRAHKGGCAADRSIALRPDRQESVSRRASRTGQSREGFSRAFAKRYGMPPHAFELIGRLNRARDLLRAGEAVAATAAETGFADQSHLGRWFRRAFGATPGRYRLG; the protein is encoded by the coding sequence ATGACCGATCTCTTCAATTGCAACGCAGCCGATCCAACGATCGCCGGCTCGCAATGGGTCTACTGGCGCCCGATGATCGACGGAATTTCGGAACTCGGCCTATTGCGCGGGCGCGGCAGTGAACTCGCCATGCATTTCCACGAAGAATTTCAGGTCACCTTTGTTCTTGCCGGCCGCCGCGCGCTGCAATTGGGCGACGCCGTCATCGAACTGACGTCCCGTCGTTGCGCCTGCATTCCCGCCTGGACGCCGCATCGCTCCCTCGAAGGGTCTTCCGATCTCGTCAGCGTCAACGCCTATCTTCCGGCCGGCGACTATGCCGTGTCGGCGATGCAGGCGGAGATCGAACGGGAATGGCGCATGGTCGAGGGCTTTGAATGGCGTGACCTTGCGGCTCTCATCCGCGCCCACAAGGGCGGCTGCGCAGCCGACCGATCGATCGCGCTCCGTCCGGACCGCCAAGAATCCGTAAGCCGCCGCGCCTCGCGGACGGGACAGAGCCGCGAAGGATTTTCGCGCGCTTTCGCCAAGCGCTACGGCATGCCGCCGCACGCGTTTGAGTTGATCGGCCGGCTCAATCGCGCGCGGGACTTGCTGCGGGCGGGAGAAGCCGTCGCGGCCACGGCGGCGGAGACCGGCTTTGCCGATCAAAGCCATCTTGGCCGATGGTTTCGGCGCGCGTTTGGCGCGACTCCGGGCCGCTATCGCCTCGGCTGA
- a CDS encoding DMT family transporter produces the protein MEFGLYLLVVGAGASLVLQQALNSNLRLELGSPWWAGLVSYLGGAFAMLAMVIARGDPLPMRNMATQTSWHSWTGGLFGAVFIGVAIFMVPRLGAATVVALIVVGQMLGSLIFDHFGFLGVPQHDANPVRLAGAAFLILGVVLIRY, from the coding sequence ATGGAGTTCGGACTTTATTTGTTGGTTGTCGGCGCCGGGGCGAGCCTTGTCCTGCAGCAGGCGCTCAACTCAAATTTGCGCCTGGAGCTGGGGTCGCCATGGTGGGCTGGGTTGGTCAGCTATCTTGGCGGCGCTTTCGCCATGCTGGCGATGGTTATCGCGCGGGGCGATCCGCTGCCGATGAGAAATATGGCGACGCAAACGTCCTGGCATTCATGGACCGGGGGTCTCTTCGGGGCGGTCTTCATCGGAGTCGCGATATTCATGGTCCCGCGGCTCGGCGCCGCGACCGTCGTCGCTCTGATCGTCGTCGGTCAGATGCTCGGATCGCTGATTTTCGATCATTTCGGTTTTCTCGGCGTGCCGCAGCATGACGCCAATCCCGTCCGCCTAGCCGGCGCGGCGTTCTTGATCCTCGGCGTGGTTTTGATCCGCTATTGA
- the hemB gene encoding porphobilinogen synthase — translation MIWPLNSKPKQFPADEGAAAAAARALAPDGDAPAPLPGPTVRLRRNRKAEWTRRLVRENVLTANDLIWPIFVREGVNQHEAIASMPGVERLSIDAAVESAREAHALGVPAIALFPYTDPALRDAAGTEALNPDNLICRAVRAIKETTPEIGLITDVALDPYTSHGHDGLMRGEEILNDETVEVLVKQALNFARAGADMIAPSDMMDGRVGAIRRGLDAEGFTSVQVLAYAAKYASAFYGPFRDAVGTQKTLIGDKRTYQMDPANSDEALREVAQDIAEGADMVMVKPGLPYLDIIYRVKEKFGLPTFAYQVSGEYAMIEGAARNGWLDGDRAIMESLLAFKRAGADAVLTYFAPRVARLLRDE, via the coding sequence ATGATCTGGCCCCTCAATTCAAAACCGAAACAGTTTCCGGCCGATGAGGGCGCTGCCGCGGCCGCGGCGCGCGCCCTCGCCCCGGACGGCGATGCTCCTGCGCCCCTGCCCGGCCCGACGGTGCGCCTGCGCCGCAACCGCAAGGCGGAGTGGACGCGCCGCCTCGTCCGCGAAAATGTCCTGACCGCCAATGATCTGATCTGGCCGATTTTCGTGCGCGAGGGAGTCAATCAGCATGAGGCGATCGCCTCCATGCCGGGCGTCGAGCGCCTCTCGATCGACGCCGCCGTCGAAAGCGCGCGCGAGGCGCATGCCCTTGGCGTGCCGGCGATCGCGCTGTTTCCCTATACCGACCCCGCGCTTCGCGACGCCGCCGGGACCGAGGCGCTGAACCCGGACAATCTGATCTGCCGCGCTGTCCGGGCGATCAAAGAAACGACGCCGGAGATCGGCCTCATCACCGACGTCGCGCTCGATCCCTACACCAGCCATGGCCATGACGGCCTGATGCGCGGCGAGGAAATTCTCAACGATGAGACGGTCGAGGTTCTGGTCAAACAGGCGCTGAATTTCGCGCGCGCGGGCGCCGACATGATCGCCCCCTCGGACATGATGGACGGGCGCGTCGGCGCGATAAGGCGCGGGCTCGACGCGGAGGGATTTACCTCCGTTCAGGTGCTGGCCTATGCCGCTAAATATGCCTCGGCCTTCTACGGCCCGTTCCGCGACGCCGTCGGCACGCAGAAGACGCTCATTGGCGACAAGCGCACCTATCAGATGGACCCGGCCAATTCGGATGAAGCGCTGCGCGAGGTGGCGCAGGATATTGCCGAGGGCGCCGACATGGTGATGGTGAAGCCCGGCCTGCCCTATCTCGACATCATCTATCGCGTGAAGGAAAAATTCGGCCTGCCGACCTTCGCCTATCAGGTGTCGGGCGAATACGCGATGATCGAAGGCGCGGCGCGCAATGGCTGGCTCGACGGCGACCGCGCGATTATGGAGAGCTTGCTCGCTTTCAAGCGCGCCGGCGCCGACGCCGTGCTGACCTATTTCGCCCCGCGCGTGGCGCGGCTGCTGCGGGACGAGTAA
- a CDS encoding glutathione S-transferase family protein has protein sequence MGLLVDGVWRDQWYDTQSHGGRFERDAAKFRNWITPDGAPGPSGRGGFKAEPGRYHLYAAYFCPWAHRTLIFRELKGLAPLIDVSIVNWLMRENGITFAPADGVIGDPLFGARNLYEIYQAADPAYSGRVTVPTLWDKETKTIVSTESSEIIRMFNSAFDGVGAAAGDYYPPELRDEIDALNARIYPTVNNGVYRAGFATTQAAYEEAIGPLFETLDYLEALLAERRYLCGEQMTEADIRLLTTLLRFDIVYVGHFKCNVRRIADYPNLWAYVRDLYQTGTIANTFRPDHIKGHYYQSHLQINPTGIVSVGPSIDFSAPHDRARLGGSG, from the coding sequence ATGGGACTGCTCGTCGACGGCGTCTGGCGCGATCAATGGTATGACACGCAAAGCCATGGCGGACGGTTTGAGCGCGACGCCGCGAAATTCCGCAACTGGATCACCCCGGACGGCGCCCCGGGCCCATCGGGGCGCGGCGGCTTCAAGGCCGAGCCCGGCCGCTATCATCTCTACGCCGCCTATTTCTGTCCCTGGGCGCATCGCACGCTGATCTTTCGCGAGCTCAAGGGCCTCGCGCCGCTGATCGACGTCTCGATCGTCAATTGGCTGATGCGCGAGAACGGCATCACCTTCGCGCCGGCCGACGGCGTGATTGGCGATCCGCTCTTTGGCGCGCGCAATCTCTATGAGATCTATCAAGCCGCCGATCCCGCCTATAGCGGCCGGGTGACCGTGCCGACGCTGTGGGACAAAGAGACGAAGACGATCGTCTCGACCGAATCCTCCGAAATCATCCGCATGTTCAATTCAGCCTTCGACGGCGTCGGGGCGGCGGCGGGGGATTATTATCCCCCGGAATTGCGCGACGAAATCGACGCGCTCAACGCGCGGATTTATCCGACGGTGAACAACGGCGTCTATCGCGCCGGCTTTGCGACGACGCAGGCGGCCTATGAGGAGGCGATCGGCCCGCTGTTCGAGACGCTGGATTATCTTGAGGCGTTGCTGGCCGAGCGCCGCTATCTCTGCGGCGAGCAGATGACAGAGGCGGACATAAGGCTCCTCACGACTCTTTTGCGCTTCGACATCGTCTATGTCGGCCATTTCAAATGCAATGTGCGGCGGATCGCTGATTATCCAAATCTTTGGGCCTATGTGCGCGACCTCTACCAGACCGGAACGATCGCAAACACCTTTCGGCCAGACCACATCAAGGGCCACTATTATCAGAGCCATCTGCAGATCAATCCGACCGGAATCGTCTCTGTCGGGCCAAGCATCGATTTCTCCGCCCCGCACGACCGCGCGCGGCTTGGCGGGAGTGGTTAA
- a CDS encoding DUF3572 domain-containing protein: MQSFGNRRFPGKNDPSRERAETLAIEALGYIAGDAKALERFMSLSGLQPDNLRAAAAEPGFLAGVLDFLASDETLLLAFTANAGRNPGEVERARLALAPAGEAI; encoded by the coding sequence ATGCAAAGTTTCGGCAATCGTCGCTTTCCAGGAAAAAACGATCCGTCGCGGGAGCGCGCCGAGACGCTGGCGATCGAGGCTTTGGGTTATATCGCGGGCGACGCCAAAGCGCTCGAGCGATTTATGAGCCTTTCGGGACTGCAGCCCGACAATTTGCGCGCGGCGGCGGCCGAGCCGGGATTTCTCGCCGGCGTCCTCGATTTTCTGGCCTCCGACGAAACGCTGCTGCTGGCCTTCACGGCGAACGCGGGACGCAATCCGGGTGAGGTCGAGCGCGCGCGTCTGGCCCTTGCGCCCGCCGGCGAAGCCATTTGA